The following DNA comes from Tunturibacter psychrotolerans.
AACACAGGCCCTAACCAGTGATGCCGCACCGCAAGAAAGAACACGCAAACCACACCGCACACAGCCACTGCATATCCCGGAACCCGCTTCAGCGGCATCTCGCCCTGAACACTCTTCGCCCCCAGCCACAACCCCGCGATCCAAACCCCCTGCCACGCAAACAGATTGAAGGCGCCAGTCTCCTGCAGCGGAATCTGCAAATGTGTGATCCTCACGATCCACGCATGCACCAGCTCCCTCAATCCGAACTGTGCTGCAATCCAGAGCATCGCGCTCCCACCCAGCACCCACCTCCAGCCATAGCGCAAGCCAAGCGCCAGCGCCTTCGGTGTCAAAAACATGAACAACACATACATCGGCAAAATATCGAGCAGCGGAGGACAGTAAATCAGCAGGACTCCTCCGATGATCGCGGTCTTCGGGTGCGCCAGATAAAAATTGATCAGGTTATAGATCGCTGCCCGGTGCGTCTTCTCCGCAAACAACGCCGCCACGGTAAACGCGAAAGCCAGCATCAACAGGTGATAGCCGTATATCTTCAGCGTCCGTCGCCAAAGCTTCACAATCACACCGGAAACATCCTCCATCGCCTCCCGCAGATAGACCGTGCCGACTAGCATCGCCGACAAAAACACAAACCCCTCAGCCGAAGACACAAATCCCACCGGCTGATTCACAAAGTCGCTGAAGTGTGTCGGCATATGGGTGAACGTCATCCACACCAGGAACAGCCCACGCAGTGCGTCCAGCTCCGGCCTTCTCTGCGTCTTTGGATCGCTCACGATCACAGGTCAAACCCTCGCCGGAAAAAGGCCACCTTCAGCATAGGCGGTCAGGCAGTAGCGGCATCTCACAAAATTTGCTTCTTATTGATCCAGCCAAAAAGCCACTCCACCTCTCAGGATGAGACGTTCGAACAACCAATCCGCTTCAGTCGACCCAACGTTCAAGTCCAAATTTCAAGACCCCGAAAGGCCCTAGGAAACGAAGAAAACAAAGACGAAGCGCCTTTACGAACTTCATCGAAATCTCTTATGCAATCTTTACGAAAGCAGTGCTGAAATATATCAAGTCGACGAGAACAAGAGCCGACAGGAGAGTTTGATGAACACCTTCCGCACCCGCAGACCGCTTCTTGTAAACGCAACGCAGTGCCTCCACCCCACCCTCATCCTTACCGACTCCGGTCAGCGCAAAGCCTATCCCGGCGACTGGATCATCGAAGGCGAAAACCACGAGCGCTACATCGTAGACAACACTTTCTTCCAGCGCACCTTCGCCCCCATTCCCTGGGAGTCCTCAAGCGAAGGCCGCCACTACGGCAGCTAAGCAACTCCTCAAGTCAGAAACCAAACCGTAACCATTACCAACCGGCCCCGGCCCACGATTCACCAAAGAGAAAAGCGCAGTGTCCTATGGCATTGTCCCCTGTACTAGAACCTCCGAGTTCCCAATCCCCCATCGCGCCAACAGCACAGACTCCTTTCACTCCATCGCAACACCGCTCCGCCACCCTCCGCAGTGACCTCAAAACCATCTTCCTCAGAACTCGCAAAGCGCAGTTGCAGGACGCCCGCGCCATCCATCAGCTGATCGACAGCTTCTCTCACGACGGCACCCTCCTTCCCCGCTCCTACGCCGAAATCTGCGCCAACATCCGCACCTTCACTATCGTCGAAACTCACACCCATCAGTTCCTCGGCTGTGCAGCCCTCCACGTCTATGGCCCGCACCTCGCCGAGATCCGCTCCATCGTCGTCCGTCCCGATATCAAAGGATGCGGAGCCGGTGGCCAGCTCGTCCACGAACTCATGCGCCAGGCCGAAGCGCGCAGCATCAAGTGCCTCTGCCTCTTCACCCGCATCCCCAACTTCTTCGAGCACTTCCACTTCAGCACCTACGATCGCCAAGCTTTCAGCGACAAGGTGCTCAAAGACTGCCTCCACTGCGCCCGTCGCCACGCCTGCGACGAGACCGCGATGGCATTCGGCGAGCTTCCAACTCCAAGAGATCTGTCACGAACCGACTTCTTCCCACACTATCAACCCACAGAGTTGGTACAACTGCAGGTCTGACCAATCACCCGGAAGTGTCATTCAAGGCACTGCCTTTTCAGGTTACCCTTGCCGTCAACAGTTTGGATCATGCATCATGACAAACATCGTAAAACCCGCGTAGAATGGCAACCTTCACCGCATTCTTCGCATCCCGCAACCAGTAGCTTTATGCGAAACAGAACCTTGCAGTCT
Coding sequences within:
- the opgC gene encoding OpgC domain-containing protein, with amino-acid sequence MSDPKTQRRPELDALRGLFLVWMTFTHMPTHFSDFVNQPVGFVSSAEGFVFLSAMLVGTVYLREAMEDVSGVIVKLWRRTLKIYGYHLLMLAFAFTVAALFAEKTHRAAIYNLINFYLAHPKTAIIGGVLLIYCPPLLDILPMYVLFMFLTPKALALGLRYGWRWVLGGSAMLWIAAQFGLRELVHAWIVRITHLQIPLQETGAFNLFAWQGVWIAGLWLGAKSVQGEMPLKRVPGYAVAVCGVVCVFFLAVRHHWLGPVLNQESLGISLDKWQIGPMRVVNLTAFVIVCYWMRRYLVRLISVEPFLTLGKASLQVFCAHVFFVFMGLALLYEDVPQLHGARAYGMLSLTFAGLMLVAIREARLRSEAKAAAAAAKNAATQGQAAVAESAS
- a CDS encoding GNAT family N-acetyltransferase, which translates into the protein MALSPVLEPPSSQSPIAPTAQTPFTPSQHRSATLRSDLKTIFLRTRKAQLQDARAIHQLIDSFSHDGTLLPRSYAEICANIRTFTIVETHTHQFLGCAALHVYGPHLAEIRSIVVRPDIKGCGAGGQLVHELMRQAEARSIKCLCLFTRIPNFFEHFHFSTYDRQAFSDKVLKDCLHCARRHACDETAMAFGELPTPRDLSRTDFFPHYQPTELVQLQV